Proteins found in one Mycoplasma sp. 1578d genomic segment:
- the recA gene encoding recombinase RecA — MDDKQKLIKETLKEIEKRFGTESIMILGDVPYGETEVFSSGSYVLNKLLGINGFPKGRVIEIYGPESCGKTTLSLHAIAEVQKNGGIAAFIDAEHSIDPVYAQNIGVNVDTLLLSQPDSGEQALEIVDLLAKSGHVDLIVVDSVAALVPEAELNGEMKDQQIGLQARLMSKALRKITASLNKNKTTVIFINQIREKVGVIFGNPETTTGGRALKFYSSIRVEVRKGSVLGDGKDSIGNEVKFKVVKNKLSAPYKVGVSEILFSRGIDTLGEIIDLSVENGNLVKKGAWYSYEGKNVAQGKKAMKDYLTDNPDIKNKLNSSL, encoded by the coding sequence ATGGATGATAAACAAAAATTAATTAAAGAAACACTAAAAGAAATCGAAAAACGTTTCGGTACTGAATCAATTATGATTTTAGGAGATGTTCCTTATGGAGAAACTGAAGTTTTTTCAAGTGGTAGTTATGTACTTAATAAATTACTTGGAATAAATGGATTTCCCAAAGGTAGGGTAATTGAGATTTATGGTCCTGAATCTTGTGGTAAAACAACTTTATCACTTCATGCAATTGCTGAAGTACAAAAAAATGGTGGAATAGCTGCTTTTATTGATGCTGAGCATTCAATTGATCCTGTTTATGCACAAAATATCGGAGTAAACGTTGATACACTTCTTTTATCACAACCTGATTCAGGAGAACAAGCACTAGAAATTGTTGATTTATTAGCTAAAAGTGGGCATGTAGATTTAATTGTTGTGGATTCAGTAGCCGCATTAGTCCCTGAAGCTGAATTAAACGGAGAAATGAAAGATCAACAAATTGGTCTGCAAGCAAGATTAATGTCTAAAGCATTAAGAAAAATCACCGCGAGTTTAAATAAAAATAAAACTACTGTTATTTTCATTAATCAAATTAGAGAGAAAGTTGGAGTTATTTTTGGAAATCCAGAAACCACCACTGGTGGACGTGCTCTGAAATTTTATTCTTCAATTCGTGTCGAAGTTAGAAAAGGCTCAGTGCTAGGGGATGGTAAAGATTCAATTGGGAATGAAGTTAAATTTAAGGTAGTCAAAAATAAACTTTCAGCTCCATATAAAGTTGGTGTAAGTGAAATTTTATTCTCTCGTGGGATTGATACTTTAGGAGAAATCATTGATTTAAGTGTTGAAAATGGTAATTTAGTTAAAAAAGGAGCTTGATATTCTTATGAAGGCAAGAATGTGGCTCAAGGTAAAAAAGCAATGAAGGATTATCTAACCGATAATCCTGATATTAAAAATAAATTAAATTCTAGTTTGTAA
- the rpsO gene encoding 30S ribosomal protein S15, which produces MVTKEKKAELVAKYGKNPKDTGNSFVQIAILTEDIELLKPHFKNNPKDNHSKRGFLAKIAKRKVLLQHLKKSNPAEYLRCLEELNLRK; this is translated from the coding sequence ATGGTTACAAAAGAAAAAAAAGCTGAACTAGTTGCTAAATATGGTAAAAATCCTAAAGACACTGGAAATTCATTTGTTCAAATTGCGATTTTAACAGAAGATATTGAACTTTTAAAACCACACTTTAAAAATAATCCAAAAGATAATCACTCAAAAAGAGGATTTTTAGCAAAAATCGCAAAGCGTAAAGTGTTATTACAACACCTTAAAAAATCTAATCCAGCTGAATACTTAAGATGTCTTGAAGAACTTAATCTTCGTAAATAA
- the smpB gene encoding SsrA-binding protein: MKIISNNKKAFRDYEILDKYEAGISLLGWEVKSCRANQVDLSNAFCSIYKNEIFLKEAHFNKYMLLKVDELRDRKLLLHKNEIRKIKFSLEIQPLTLIPLKLYFKAGKIKVEIGLAKGLKKYDKREKIAKEETQKRLQKVIKNYL; encoded by the coding sequence ATGAAGATTATTTCTAACAATAAAAAAGCTTTTCGAGATTATGAGATTTTAGATAAATATGAAGCAGGAATTTCACTGCTTGGTTGAGAAGTAAAATCTTGTCGAGCCAATCAAGTTGATTTATCAAATGCTTTTTGCTCAATTTATAAAAATGAAATCTTTTTAAAAGAAGCCCATTTTAATAAATATATGCTTTTAAAAGTTGATGAACTTCGTGATAGAAAATTATTACTTCACAAAAACGAAATTAGAAAGATTAAATTCTCTTTAGAGATACAACCGCTCACTTTAATTCCTTTAAAATTGTATTTTAAAGCAGGTAAAATTAAGGTCGAAATAGGACTCGCTAAGGGTCTTAAAAAGTATGATAAAAGAGAAAAAATCGCTAAAGAAGAAACTCAAAAAAGGCTTCAAAAGGTAATTAAAAACTACCTTTAA
- a CDS encoding FAD synthase, with translation MIIYNIDNFTIQPNDNFIIGSFESFHMGHFQLLKNISSNSGRKIVICFNNEEFMPKFGKVFFTDNFAKYTTLASLGINAVIELNFSKISLMDGKDFLNKIFSNHQVNITVGKDFRFGRGAKYTAQDIEHILPNAKVNVLDLYKVQNVKISTKDLKDLLEFGDIDKLNLLLPKNYSFSGFFTGSNIVQTHEKIAPIHPGIYIVLIKSPIVVYYGVLHQSLDQNKYLHLIDSEIKFPQKQQLLVEVIAKLKIITSKPQDLVTEQDLCDAKSYFIENKNMI, from the coding sequence ATGATTATTTATAACATTGATAATTTTACAATTCAACCAAATGACAACTTCATTATCGGTTCATTTGAATCGTTTCATATGGGTCATTTTCAACTTTTAAAAAATATCTCGAGCAATTCAGGGCGCAAAATTGTCATTTGTTTTAACAATGAAGAATTTATGCCTAAATTCGGAAAAGTCTTTTTCACTGATAATTTTGCTAAATATACAACTTTAGCTTCGCTTGGGATTAATGCTGTAATTGAATTAAATTTTTCCAAAATTTCACTTATGGACGGAAAAGATTTTCTCAATAAAATTTTTTCAAATCATCAAGTAAACATTACTGTAGGAAAAGATTTCAGATTTGGTCGTGGAGCTAAATATACTGCTCAAGATATTGAACATATTTTGCCAAACGCTAAGGTCAATGTTCTTGACTTATATAAAGTTCAAAATGTTAAAATCAGCACTAAAGATCTCAAAGATCTTTTAGAATTTGGAGATATTGATAAGCTTAATTTACTTTTACCAAAAAATTATTCTTTTTCGGGATTTTTTACTGGTTCAAACATTGTTCAAACACACGAAAAAATTGCTCCAATTCATCCTGGAATTTATATTGTTTTAATTAAAAGTCCAATTGTGGTGTATTATGGGGTTCTCCATCAAAGCTTAGATCAAAATAAATATCTTCATTTAATTGATTCAGAAATCAAATTTCCACAAAAACAGCAACTTTTAGTTGAGGTAATTGCAAAATTAAAAATTATTACATCTAAACCTCAAGATCTAGTGACTGAACAAGATCTTTGTGACGCAAAGTCATATTTTATTGAAAATAAAAATATGATATAA